Proteins encoded in a region of the Sphingomonas sp. HMP9 genome:
- the mscL gene encoding large conductance mechanosensitive channel protein MscL: MLKEFKAFIMRGNVLDLAIAVIIGAAFGKIVTSLTDDVLMPIIGKVFGGLDFSSYFWRMGPVPANYAGSLSDYAALKKAGVPLLGYGAFATQLVNFVIVAGIIFMILRVVNRTAALIERETARLKREEEAVAVAPAPEPVEIALLREIRDELKARG; encoded by the coding sequence ATGCTCAAGGAATTCAAGGCGTTCATCATGCGCGGCAACGTGCTCGATCTCGCCATCGCGGTGATCATCGGTGCGGCGTTCGGCAAGATCGTCACGTCGCTCACCGACGACGTGCTGATGCCGATCATCGGCAAGGTCTTTGGCGGGCTCGATTTCTCGAGCTATTTCTGGCGGATGGGGCCGGTGCCGGCAAATTATGCGGGCTCGCTCAGCGACTATGCCGCGCTCAAGAAGGCGGGGGTGCCGCTGCTCGGCTATGGCGCGTTCGCGACGCAGCTGGTCAACTTCGTCATCGTTGCCGGTATCATCTTCATGATCCTGCGCGTGGTGAACCGCACCGCGGCGCTGATCGAGCGCGAGACGGCGCGGTTGAAGCGCGAGGAGGAGGCAGTCGCCGTCGCGCCTGCACCAGAGCCGGTCGAGATCGCACTGCTCCGCGAGATCCGTGACGAGCTGAAGGCTAGGGGGTGA
- the prfB gene encoding peptide chain release factor 2, with translation MRAEAQAHVDTINDALALLRRFLDWDRALRRLDELNARVEDQALWSDPKAAQEVMRERRRLDEAISATRAIQSELSDTAELIEMAEAEGDTAMEADGVAALAELAARADKDKIKALLAGEADANDTYIEVNAGAGGTESQDWAGMLSRMYSRWGERHGLKVELVDQHSGEQAGIKSATLLLKGENAYGYAKTESGVHRLVRISPYDSAARRHTSFASVWVYPVVDDNIEVEYNESDLRIDTYRASGAGGQHINTTDSAVRITHIPTGIVVQCQNQRSQHKNKAEAYNQLRARLYERELAIRETAANAENAGKTDIGWGHQIRSYVLQPYQMVKDLRTGVVSTSPSDVLDGDLEMFMAAALSQRVTGEAVEVEDVD, from the coding sequence ATGCGCGCCGAAGCGCAGGCTCACGTAGACACCATCAACGACGCGCTGGCCTTGCTGCGCCGCTTCCTCGACTGGGACCGCGCGCTGCGTCGTCTCGACGAGTTGAACGCGCGCGTCGAGGATCAGGCGCTCTGGTCCGATCCCAAGGCCGCGCAGGAGGTGATGCGCGAGCGTCGTCGTCTCGACGAGGCGATCAGCGCGACTCGCGCGATCCAGAGCGAGCTCAGCGACACCGCCGAATTGATCGAGATGGCCGAGGCCGAGGGTGACACCGCGATGGAGGCGGACGGCGTCGCCGCGCTCGCCGAACTCGCCGCGCGTGCCGACAAGGACAAGATCAAGGCGCTGCTGGCGGGCGAGGCCGACGCCAACGACACCTATATCGAGGTGAACGCCGGCGCCGGCGGCACCGAGAGCCAGGACTGGGCGGGGATGCTCAGCCGGATGTATTCGCGCTGGGGCGAACGTCACGGGCTGAAGGTCGAGCTGGTCGACCAGCATTCGGGCGAGCAGGCCGGGATCAAGTCCGCCACGCTGCTGCTGAAGGGCGAGAACGCGTACGGCTATGCCAAGACCGAGAGCGGCGTCCACCGCCTCGTCCGGATCAGCCCCTACGACTCGGCCGCGCGCCGCCACACCTCGTTCGCCAGCGTCTGGGTCTATCCGGTCGTCGACGACAATATCGAGGTCGAATATAACGAGAGCGACCTGCGCATCGACACGTACCGTGCGTCGGGTGCGGGCGGGCAGCACATCAACACGACCGATTCGGCGGTGCGCATCACGCACATCCCGACCGGCATCGTCGTCCAGTGTCAGAACCAGCGATCGCAGCACAAGAACAAGGCCGAGGCCTATAACCAGCTCCGCGCGCGTCTGTACGAGCGCGAACTGGCCATCCGCGAAACCGCGGCCAATGCCGAGAACGCTGGCAAGACCGACATCGGCTGGGGCCACCAGATCCGCAGCTACGTGCTCCAGCCGTACCAGATGGTGAAGGACCTGCGCACCGGCGTCGTCTCGACCAGCCCGTCGGACGTGCTCGACGGCGATCTCGAAATGTTCATGGCGGCGGCGCTGTCGCAGCGCGTGACCGGCGAGGCCGTCGAAGTGGAGGACGTCGATTGA
- a CDS encoding ETC complex I subunit, with translation MPTARIFQRPKNAMQSGKHRTDAWQLEFEPSEPKRPDPLTGWAGSGDTRDQLRLLFPTAEAAIAHCEREGFGYTVVPAPQKTLKLQSYADNFK, from the coding sequence ATGCCTACCGCCCGTATCTTCCAGCGCCCCAAGAACGCCATGCAGTCCGGCAAACACCGGACCGACGCCTGGCAGCTCGAATTCGAACCCTCGGAGCCCAAGCGCCCCGACCCGCTGACCGGCTGGGCCGGCAGCGGTGACACGCGCGACCAGCTGCGGTTGCTGTTCCCGACCGCGGAGGCGGCGATCGCGCACTGCGAGCGCGAAGGGTTCGGGTACACCGTCGTGCCCGCGCCGCAGAAGACGCTGAAGCTGCAGAGCTACGCGGACAACTTCAAGTAA
- a CDS encoding TPM domain-containing protein, with the protein MIRHLATLVFAVLLGSSAATAQTFPKFTGFVVDSANVIPPDQEAALTRRLDDLQKATGNQLVVATVPDLEGYPIEDYGNRLLRSWGVGLKDANNGAILLVAPNDRKVRIEVGYGLEPVLTDAFSSVVINQQILPRFKAGDISGGIVAGTNAVADQLALPDAEARAKVTTAAAEYDKTHRRSTSGGGGVPIGLIFFGIVLAAIVIPMLSRKAGGKNYVDGGSRSGGSGALPIVLWSVADAMMRGGGGGGGGSSGGGDSGGWGGGGFGGGGGGSGGGGGASGSW; encoded by the coding sequence ATGATCCGCCACCTCGCCACGCTGGTGTTCGCGGTACTGCTGGGAAGCAGTGCCGCGACCGCGCAGACCTTTCCGAAGTTCACCGGGTTCGTCGTCGATAGCGCGAACGTGATCCCGCCCGATCAGGAAGCCGCGCTGACCAGGCGGCTCGACGACCTGCAAAAGGCGACGGGCAACCAGTTGGTGGTCGCGACCGTGCCCGATCTCGAAGGGTATCCGATCGAGGATTACGGCAATCGACTGCTCCGGAGCTGGGGCGTCGGGCTGAAGGACGCGAACAACGGCGCGATCCTGCTGGTGGCACCGAACGACCGGAAAGTGCGGATCGAGGTCGGCTACGGGCTCGAGCCGGTGCTGACCGACGCATTCTCGAGCGTCGTCATCAACCAGCAGATCCTGCCGCGCTTCAAGGCAGGCGATATTTCCGGCGGCATCGTCGCAGGAACCAATGCGGTCGCGGACCAGCTCGCGCTCCCCGACGCGGAGGCGCGCGCCAAGGTGACGACCGCAGCCGCCGAATATGACAAGACGCATCGGCGTTCGACGTCGGGCGGCGGCGGCGTGCCAATCGGGCTGATCTTCTTCGGCATCGTGCTGGCGGCGATCGTCATTCCGATGCTGTCCCGCAAAGCCGGCGGCAAAAACTATGTCGACGGCGGCAGCCGGAGCGGCGGCAGCGGCGCGTTGCCGATCGTGTTGTGGAGCGTCGCCGATGCGATGATGCGCGGCGGTGGTGGCGGCGGGGGCGGCAGCTCCGGCGGTGGCGATAGCGGCGGTTGGGGCGGCGGTGGTTTCGGTGGCGGCGGCGGGGGATCCGGCGGTGGCGGCGGCGCATCGGGGAGTTGGTGA
- a CDS encoding response regulator — MNTISKSVILVVDDDALVRVHSNLALEDAGYEVVEASNAADALAKLEERPDIAALFTDVRMPGALNGIDLANAVHAQRPDIAVLVTSGTDDGTTDALPKAARFVRKPYTGAQLSKLLQP, encoded by the coding sequence ATGAACACCATTTCGAAGTCTGTTATCCTCGTCGTCGATGACGATGCCCTGGTCCGGGTCCATTCCAACCTCGCGCTGGAGGATGCCGGCTATGAAGTCGTCGAAGCCAGCAACGCAGCCGATGCCTTGGCAAAGCTCGAAGAGCGGCCCGATATCGCTGCCCTGTTCACCGATGTGCGCATGCCCGGAGCTCTAAACGGCATCGACTTGGCCAATGCAGTGCACGCGCAACGCCCCGATATCGCGGTCCTCGTCACGTCGGGAACCGATGACGGCACCACAGATGCGCTACCCAAGGCCGCCCGGTTTGTGCGGAAACCCTATACCGGCGCACAATTGAGCAAGCTTTTACAGCCTTAA
- a CDS encoding penicillin-binding protein 1A, which yields MASDPSPNSTTATGRTSDRLRGRVARAWASRWTKAALVLVVLGIVAIFAFWFAVMRDLPSVDTLRTYEPPLPTNVRGIDGTPIHSYARERRVELSYAEYPPLLVKAFLAAEDKSFFEHHGVDYPGLAGAVYDYAIKLGTGKRAKGGSTITQQVAKNLLIGNAYSPSRKLREAVLAYKIEDTLTKEQILELYLNQIALGRNAFGVEAASHAYFDKELDQLDLAQMAYLAILPKGPSNYDPVRNTERAMIRRNYVLNRMLDNGFITRAQHDQANAEPLGAVMRRTPKFESVGGYFVEEVRRQLMAKFGENAKDGPYSVYSGGLWVRTSFDNRLQELAQQALRDGLVRFDSGRGWNGPIRHVEIEDDNWLQPLLNSNIALDYRDWVAAIVTGKDGNAWSLGFRTGKTGTLPRYAAQMPVRGEGGNAFGAIKTGDIIAVAPDGGNFSLRAIPKVSGAFVVEEPASGRVLAMQGGFDDRLQAFNRATQAMRQPGSTIKPIVYSAALDNGMTPASIIVDGPFCVYQGARLGQKCFRNFGNSRGAGPHTMRWGIEQSRNLMTVRTAAQTGMPKVVATIKKMGVGDYAPYLAFALGAGETTVGRMVNAYSILANNGKGGPPSLIDFVQDRHGKVIWPENWRACDRCNAPDWDGKPMPRPVARQRQVLDAMTAYQMVHITEGVVQRGTAVTLRDLDRPMFGKTGTNSGPTDVWFIGGTPQFVGGLYIGYDTPRNLGGAAQGGTLAAPIFKQFAVKAYDGLEKLPFRAPAGIRMVRIDRGSGRPVYGTWPDTSDPKAGVIWEAFKPESEPRRAARHSDAAPTASPTTTAVKKAEAPRDSDFLQRQGGIY from the coding sequence ATGGCGTCCGATCCCTCCCCCAACTCGACGACGGCGACAGGCCGCACCTCCGACCGGCTGCGCGGTCGGGTCGCGCGCGCCTGGGCGAGCCGCTGGACCAAGGCCGCGCTCGTGCTGGTCGTGCTCGGCATCGTCGCGATCTTCGCGTTCTGGTTCGCGGTCATGCGCGACCTACCGTCGGTGGATACGCTGCGCACCTACGAGCCACCGCTGCCGACCAACGTCCGCGGGATCGATGGCACGCCGATCCACAGCTACGCGCGCGAACGCCGCGTCGAGCTCAGCTATGCCGAATATCCGCCGCTGCTGGTCAAGGCGTTCCTCGCCGCCGAGGACAAGTCGTTCTTCGAGCATCACGGCGTCGACTATCCCGGTCTCGCCGGCGCAGTGTACGACTATGCCATCAAGCTCGGCACCGGCAAGCGCGCCAAGGGCGGCTCGACGATCACGCAGCAGGTCGCCAAGAACCTGCTCATCGGCAACGCCTATTCGCCGTCGCGGAAACTGCGCGAGGCGGTGCTGGCGTACAAGATCGAGGATACGCTCACCAAGGAACAGATCCTCGAGCTGTACCTCAACCAGATCGCGCTCGGTCGCAACGCGTTCGGCGTCGAGGCGGCTAGCCATGCGTATTTCGACAAGGAGCTCGACCAGCTCGATCTCGCGCAGATGGCGTATCTTGCGATCCTGCCCAAGGGGCCGTCAAACTACGATCCGGTGCGCAACACCGAGCGCGCGATGATCCGGCGCAACTACGTGCTGAACCGGATGCTCGACAACGGCTTCATCACGCGCGCGCAGCATGATCAGGCGAATGCCGAGCCGCTCGGCGCGGTGATGCGGCGAACGCCCAAGTTCGAGAGCGTCGGCGGTTATTTCGTCGAGGAAGTCCGCCGCCAGCTGATGGCGAAGTTCGGCGAGAACGCGAAGGACGGCCCGTACAGCGTCTATTCGGGCGGCCTGTGGGTGCGCACCTCGTTCGACAACCGGTTGCAGGAGCTGGCGCAGCAAGCGCTTCGTGATGGCCTGGTTCGCTTCGACAGCGGCCGCGGCTGGAACGGGCCGATCCGCCATGTCGAGATCGAGGACGACAACTGGCTCCAGCCGTTGCTCAACAGCAATATCGCGCTCGACTACCGCGACTGGGTCGCAGCGATCGTGACGGGCAAGGACGGCAACGCCTGGAGCCTGGGCTTCCGCACCGGCAAGACCGGCACGCTGCCGCGCTATGCCGCGCAGATGCCGGTGCGCGGCGAGGGCGGCAACGCGTTCGGTGCGATCAAGACCGGCGACATCATCGCGGTGGCGCCCGACGGCGGCAATTTCTCGCTGCGCGCGATCCCCAAGGTATCGGGCGCGTTCGTCGTCGAGGAGCCCGCATCGGGCCGCGTGCTGGCGATGCAGGGCGGGTTCGACGACCGGTTGCAGGCGTTCAACCGCGCGACTCAGGCGATGCGGCAGCCGGGCTCGACGATCAAGCCGATCGTCTATTCCGCCGCGCTCGACAACGGCATGACGCCCGCGTCGATCATCGTCGACGGGCCGTTCTGCGTCTATCAGGGCGCGCGGCTTGGGCAGAAATGCTTCCGCAACTTCGGCAATTCGCGCGGCGCGGGGCCGCACACGATGCGCTGGGGCATCGAACAGTCGCGCAACCTGATGACGGTGCGGACCGCCGCGCAGACCGGCATGCCCAAGGTCGTCGCCACCATCAAGAAGATGGGCGTCGGCGATTACGCGCCGTATCTCGCCTTCGCGCTGGGTGCCGGCGAGACGACCGTCGGGCGGATGGTCAACGCGTATTCGATCCTCGCGAACAACGGCAAGGGCGGACCGCCGTCGCTGATCGACTTCGTCCAGGATCGCCACGGCAAGGTGATCTGGCCGGAGAACTGGCGCGCCTGTGATCGCTGCAACGCGCCCGACTGGGACGGCAAGCCCATGCCGCGCCCGGTCGCGCGCCAGCGCCAGGTGCTCGACGCGATGACCGCCTATCAGATGGTCCACATCACCGAGGGCGTCGTCCAGCGCGGCACCGCGGTGACATTGCGCGATCTCGATCGGCCGATGTTCGGCAAGACCGGCACGAACAGCGGTCCGACCGACGTGTGGTTCATCGGCGGCACCCCGCAATTCGTCGGCGGACTGTATATCGGCTACGACACGCCGCGGAACCTGGGGGGCGCGGCGCAGGGTGGGACGCTCGCCGCACCGATCTTCAAGCAGTTCGCGGTGAAGGCGTATGACGGGCTGGAGAAGCTGCCGTTCCGCGCGCCCGCCGGGATCCGCATGGTGCGGATCGATCGCGGCAGCGGCCGTCCGGTCTATGGCACATGGCCGGACACCAGCGACCCCAAGGCCGGCGTGATCTGGGAAGCGTTCAAGCCCGAGAGCGAGCCGCGACGCGCCGCTCGACACTCCGATGCGGCCCCGACCGCGTCGCCGACCACCACCGCGGTGAAGAAGGCCGAAGCACCGCGCGACAGCGATTTCTTGCAAAGACAAGGCGGAATCTACTAG
- a CDS encoding NUDIX hydrolase has protein sequence MSTTAWAGKYITVQTEGTWEFVARQGQIAAAVIVAIDDGDVILVEQFRVPLGRACLELPAGLVGDESAGESVAVAAGRELEEETGYRADAIEDLGVFYSSPGMTSECFTLVRATGLTRIGDGGGDSDENITVHRVPLADVPAFVAAKRKAGVAIDTKMLLILAGSIL, from the coding sequence ATGAGCACGACCGCATGGGCCGGCAAATACATTACTGTCCAGACCGAGGGCACGTGGGAATTCGTCGCGCGCCAAGGCCAGATCGCAGCGGCGGTGATCGTCGCGATCGATGACGGCGACGTGATCCTGGTGGAGCAGTTCCGCGTTCCGTTGGGGCGCGCCTGTCTCGAACTGCCGGCGGGCCTGGTCGGTGACGAATCCGCGGGAGAGAGCGTCGCGGTCGCCGCAGGGCGCGAACTCGAAGAGGAGACCGGCTACCGCGCGGACGCGATCGAGGATCTGGGGGTGTTCTATTCCTCGCCGGGAATGACGTCCGAATGCTTCACGCTGGTGCGCGCGACCGGGCTGACCAGGATCGGCGATGGCGGCGGCGACAGCGACGAGAACATCACCGTCCACCGGGTTCCGCTGGCGGACGTGCCCGCGTTCGTCGCGGCGAAGCGCAAGGCCGGCGTGGCGATCGACACCAAGATGCTGCTGATCCTGGCAGGGTCGATTCTCTAG
- a CDS encoding TPM domain-containing protein produces MRLSDTDHDRVTAAVTQAETATTGEIVTIVAQASDSYHDVSLHWAVLGMLLTLALLAFWPVAADHIYALVDPWAQAPQGALYVIALVLVTLVFLAIRLVLAWAPARLALTPGATKARRVRRRALLLFRAGAEKRTKSATGVLLYLSLAERRAEIIADEAIHSRVPNETWGAAMAAVLTGVRDDRPADGMADAVAQIGTVLAEHFPRRGTPINELPDRLIEL; encoded by the coding sequence ATGCGGTTGAGCGATACCGATCACGACCGCGTCACTGCGGCCGTGACGCAGGCGGAGACCGCGACGACCGGCGAGATCGTCACGATCGTCGCGCAGGCGTCCGATTCCTATCACGATGTATCGCTGCACTGGGCTGTGCTCGGGATGCTGCTGACGCTGGCGTTGCTCGCGTTCTGGCCGGTCGCGGCGGACCACATCTACGCGCTGGTCGATCCTTGGGCGCAGGCACCGCAAGGCGCGCTGTACGTGATCGCGCTGGTGCTCGTGACGTTGGTGTTTCTGGCGATACGGCTGGTGCTGGCCTGGGCGCCCGCGCGGCTCGCGCTGACACCCGGCGCGACCAAGGCACGGCGCGTGCGCCGTCGCGCGCTGCTGCTGTTCCGCGCGGGTGCCGAGAAGCGGACCAAAAGCGCGACCGGCGTGCTGCTGTATCTCTCGCTTGCCGAACGCCGGGCGGAGATCATCGCCGACGAGGCGATCCATTCGCGTGTGCCGAACGAGACCTGGGGGGCGGCGATGGCGGCGGTCCTGACCGGCGTCCGCGACGATCGCCCCGCCGACGGCATGGCCGACGCGGTCGCGCAGATCGGCACGGTGCTCGCCGAGCATTTCCCGCGTCGCGGTACCCCCATCAACGAACTTCCCGACAGGCTGATCGAACTATGA
- a CDS encoding LemA family protein produces the protein MSRAPIARGTAVILLASALAGCGINSIPTAEENAKARWADVQNDYQRRADLIPNLVATVKAAGAQEKDILVQVTQARAAANSVQVSADDLSDPAKMAQYQRVQGAVGVSLQRLQEAYPELKSQGNYTTLMSQLEGTENRITIARRDYNGAVQAYNTKIRTFPDAVGAKIFYGAKPMVPFAATTPGAETAPTVNFGNAS, from the coding sequence ATGTCACGTGCCCCAATCGCCCGCGGTACCGCCGTAATCCTCCTCGCATCCGCGCTCGCCGGCTGCGGGATCAACAGCATTCCGACTGCCGAGGAAAATGCGAAGGCACGCTGGGCCGACGTCCAGAACGACTATCAGCGTCGCGCCGACCTGATCCCCAACCTCGTCGCCACGGTGAAGGCGGCGGGCGCGCAGGAGAAGGATATCCTTGTCCAAGTGACGCAGGCGCGCGCCGCGGCGAACTCGGTCCAGGTTTCGGCCGACGATCTCTCCGACCCCGCCAAGATGGCGCAGTATCAGCGCGTCCAGGGTGCCGTCGGCGTATCGCTCCAGCGCTTGCAGGAGGCCTATCCCGAGCTGAAGAGCCAGGGCAACTACACCACGCTGATGAGCCAGCTCGAGGGCACCGAGAACCGCATCACGATCGCGCGCCGCGACTATAACGGCGCGGTGCAGGCGTATAACACCAAGATCCGCACCTTCCCCGACGCGGTCGGTGCGAAGATCTTCTACGGTGCCAAGCCGATGGTGCCGTTCGCGGCGACCACGCCCGGTGCCGAGACGGCTCCGACGGTGAACTTCGGCAACGCGAGCTGA
- a CDS encoding RrF2 family transcriptional regulator: MLTQRSRYALRAMIFLGGAPVGGPPIPMTRIAAEANVPRKFLELILADLRESGLLHSHRGKMGGYRLSRPSHLISLGEIIRIIEGPLALVPCVSRTAYRPCLDCKSEADCAIRYAMMRVRDETARILDGTSLADANAEDLVAA; encoded by the coding sequence ATGTTGACGCAGCGCTCCCGCTACGCGCTCCGCGCGATGATCTTTCTTGGCGGTGCCCCCGTCGGTGGCCCGCCCATCCCGATGACGCGGATCGCCGCCGAGGCGAACGTGCCGCGCAAGTTTCTCGAGTTGATCCTCGCCGATCTACGCGAGTCCGGCCTGCTGCACAGCCATCGCGGCAAGATGGGCGGCTATCGCCTGTCGCGGCCAAGCCATCTCATTTCGCTCGGCGAGATCATCCGGATCATCGAGGGGCCGCTCGCGCTCGTCCCGTGCGTCAGCCGCACGGCCTACCGGCCCTGCCTCGACTGCAAGAGCGAGGCGGATTGCGCGATCCGCTATGCAATGATGCGCGTGCGCGACGAAACCGCGCGGATCCTGGATGGCACGAGCCTGGCGGACGCCAACGCCGAAGATCTCGTAGCGGCGTAG
- the hrpB gene encoding ATP-dependent helicase HrpB yields the protein MTPPPLPILAVLPDLLATLRERQSAVLVAPPGAGKTTAVAPALLAEPWCTGEILLLSPRRLAARAAAERMASIAGEPVGGTFGYATRMDSKRSAATRVTVITEGIFVARIQSDPELAGVSAVLFDEVHERSLDGDFGLALALDVQAGFRPDLRIVAMSATLDGARFAALMDGAPVIESEGRSYPLTLRHIGRQAELRIEDSVAAAIRRALGEAEGGVLAFLPGVAEIERTAERIANLPDDIVLHELHGSLDPAAQRAAILPEPDGRRKVVLATSIAETSLTLDGIRIVVDSGLARRPRYDRAAGMTRLVTERASQAAVTQRAGRAARLGPGIAYRLWEEAATAGLPRYDPPEILEADLSALVLACALWGVGDPRDLRWIDPPPAAAIDEAMTRLTTLEAIEDGRPTPHGRAIAKLPMPPRLAHMLLRAGERGLAPVAAQVAVLLGERGIGGQDVDLETRLRRWKTERGPKAQAARGMAERWAKLAPLPLAGGVGGGRDIHQGRGAAGAAPPPTPPAGGRGADVCVALGFPDRVARRRDASGETWASVGGRGFKLDPTSPLARSEWLAVADTQGSAAGARILSAVAIDQGTVETLFVDRIEFRRTVAFDSTTGGIQALRERRLGAIRLSSGPDSGADPDAILAALLAGVREHGLGLLPWSDGAQALRDRAAYAGVPLDDAMLHDRIDEWLASLLVGKRRLDAIAPGALAEALRNLLGWDAVQTINRLAPPDFTSPAGSTHMIDYAAEGGPRVELRVQALFGLAVHPVIGEARVPLVLSLTSPAGRPIQTTRDLPGFWAGSWTAVAKEMRGRYPKHPWPDDPAAASATLRTKKADARTAGSR from the coding sequence ATGACCCCGCCGCCACTGCCGATCCTCGCCGTACTCCCCGACCTCCTCGCAACGCTGCGCGAACGCCAATCGGCCGTTCTGGTCGCGCCGCCCGGCGCCGGCAAGACCACCGCGGTCGCGCCCGCGCTCCTTGCCGAACCCTGGTGCACCGGCGAAATCCTGCTCCTTTCCCCCCGCCGGCTCGCCGCGCGCGCCGCCGCCGAACGCATGGCCTCGATCGCAGGCGAGCCCGTCGGCGGCACCTTCGGCTACGCCACGCGCATGGACAGCAAGCGCTCCGCCGCGACCCGCGTGACGGTGATCACCGAGGGTATCTTCGTCGCGCGGATCCAGAGCGATCCCGAACTCGCGGGCGTCTCCGCCGTCCTGTTCGACGAAGTCCATGAGCGCAGTCTCGACGGCGATTTCGGCCTCGCGCTCGCGCTCGACGTCCAGGCCGGGTTCCGTCCCGATCTGCGCATCGTCGCGATGTCCGCAACACTCGACGGCGCAAGGTTCGCCGCGCTGATGGACGGCGCGCCGGTTATCGAGAGCGAGGGGCGCAGCTATCCGCTGACGCTGCGGCACATCGGCCGTCAGGCGGAATTGCGGATCGAGGACTCGGTGGCCGCCGCAATCCGTCGCGCGCTCGGCGAAGCGGAGGGCGGCGTGCTTGCCTTCCTTCCCGGCGTCGCGGAGATCGAACGGACCGCCGAGCGGATCGCCAACCTTCCCGACGATATCGTCCTGCACGAACTCCACGGCAGCCTAGACCCCGCAGCACAACGCGCGGCGATCCTTCCCGAACCCGATGGGCGCCGCAAGGTCGTGCTTGCCACCAGCATCGCCGAGACCAGCCTGACGCTCGACGGAATCCGCATCGTCGTCGATTCAGGGCTCGCCCGGCGTCCGCGCTATGATCGCGCGGCGGGGATGACCCGGCTGGTCACCGAACGCGCGAGCCAGGCGGCGGTCACGCAACGCGCCGGCCGCGCGGCGCGCCTTGGGCCGGGCATCGCGTATCGCCTGTGGGAAGAGGCGGCGACCGCCGGCCTGCCGCGCTACGATCCGCCCGAAATCCTGGAGGCGGACCTCTCCGCGCTGGTGCTCGCCTGCGCGCTGTGGGGCGTCGGCGATCCGCGTGACCTGCGCTGGATCGATCCACCGCCCGCCGCGGCGATCGACGAGGCGATGACGCGACTGACGACGCTGGAGGCGATCGAAGACGGCCGCCCGACGCCGCACGGCCGCGCGATCGCGAAGCTGCCGATGCCGCCGAGACTGGCGCACATGCTGCTGCGGGCGGGGGAGCGCGGCCTGGCGCCGGTCGCGGCGCAGGTTGCGGTCCTGCTCGGCGAGCGCGGGATCGGCGGCCAGGACGTCGACCTCGAAACCCGACTTCGCCGCTGGAAGACCGAACGCGGGCCGAAGGCGCAGGCGGCGCGCGGCATGGCCGAGAGATGGGCGAAACTCGCTCCCCTCCCGCTTGCGGGAGGGGTCGGGGGAGGGCGTGACATACACCAGGGGCGCGGCGCTGCTGGGGCAGCCCCTCCCCCCACCCCTCCCGCAGGCGGGAGGGGAGCAGACGTTTGCGTCGCGCTCGGCTTTCCTGACCGGGTCGCGCGCCGCCGCGATGCGTCCGGCGAAACCTGGGCATCGGTCGGCGGGCGCGGCTTCAAACTCGACCCGACCTCGCCACTCGCGCGGTCGGAGTGGCTCGCGGTGGCCGACACGCAGGGCTCGGCGGCGGGCGCGCGCATTCTCTCGGCCGTCGCGATCGATCAGGGCACCGTCGAAACGCTGTTCGTCGACCGCATCGAGTTCCGCCGTACCGTCGCGTTCGATTCCACGACCGGTGGCATCCAGGCGCTCCGCGAACGCCGGCTCGGCGCGATCCGCCTGTCGAGCGGCCCCGACAGCGGCGCCGATCCCGACGCGATCCTCGCCGCGCTGCTCGCCGGCGTCCGCGAACATGGCCTCGGCCTGCTGCCATGGAGCGACGGCGCGCAGGCGCTGCGCGACCGTGCCGCCTATGCCGGCGTGCCGCTCGACGACGCCATGCTGCACGATCGCATCGACGAATGGCTCGCCTCGCTGCTGGTCGGAAAACGCCGTCTCGACGCGATCGCGCCCGGCGCGCTCGCCGAGGCGCTGCGCAACCTCCTCGGCTGGGACGCGGTGCAGACGATCAACCGCCTGGCGCCACCCGATTTCACCAGCCCCGCCGGCAGCACGCACATGATCGATTACGCGGCCGAGGGCGGCCCGCGTGTCGAGCTGCGCGTACAAGCCCTGTTCGGGCTGGCCGTCCACCCGGTGATCGGCGAGGCCCGCGTGCCGCTGGTGCTGAGCCTCACATCCCCCGCCGGCCGACCGATCCAGACCACCCGCGACCTGCCGGGATTCTGGGCGGGCAGCTGGACCGCGGTGGCGAAGGAAATGCGCGGGCGCTACCCCAAGCATCCCTGGCCCGACGACCCCGCCGCGGCCTCCGCCACGCTGCGCACGAAAAAGGCGGATGCAAGGACCGCCGGTTCGCGATAA